GCTCGAACGGCGCGAGGGCGAGATATGGGAGCTGAAGGAGGAGATCCTGCGGCTGCACGCCCAGGTCGTGGCGACCGTCGCCTCGCAAGCCTCCGCGGGTGCGATGTCGGAGCTCCAGCAGTCGCTCACGGATCAGGAGAACCAGATCTTCGCGCTCGGCGAGGAGCGGGACCGGATCCGCACCGAGAACGAGCGTCTCGCGCGGTCCGTCGGCAGGGCCAAGAAGAACGTCCGCATCCTGATCACGCTGCTCCGGAAGGAGCGGAGCCTCCGGCGCGAGGCCGCCGCCGGCGACGCGGAGCTCGCCCCCACTCTCTCCGACGCCGATCTCGAGATGATCGCCGAGATCGCCGACACGGCGAACGAGTCGGACGACATGCTCGGCGCCATCGACGACCGCCTCTCTTCCCGCCCCGCGCCGGTCGCTCCGTACCGCGAGACCGCGGCGGAGGTGGACTCCGTGATGGACAGCCTCCGCGTCGCGGCGCCGCGCGGGGACGACGAGCCGACCGAGGAGGTCGACACGACGAAAGGACGGACGCGCAACCCGTCTTGACACCCCGCCCAGGTGTTGTAAGAAGAAACGCCCGCGCGAAAGTGGCGGAATTGGTAGACGCACAGGCTTCAGGTGCCTGCGCCCGCAAGGGTGTGGGGGTTCGAGTCCCCCCTTTCGCAATCAGCTCGAGATCTCGGCCACAGGGGGGGACACCAACCGGAGCCCGGGGACGTCGCCGCCGCGCCACTCGTCCGCGCTGATCGTCGCCGCAACGCGCACCAGAGGCGGCATCCGGTCGGCGAGCCCGCCCATCCTCGGGCCGAACGCGGAGACGGTTCCCGTCGGCGTCTTGAGCTCGAGCTTGAGGTGCGAGCCGCCGACGACGCGCCCGTCGAGCACGTCGAGCCCCGTGATCTCGAACACCGGCTCCGGGTTCCCGTTGCCGAACGGACCCAGCCGGTCGAGCTCCCCGAGGATCGCGGCGTTGAGCTGCCGCGCCGTGATGGACGCGTCGCACACGAGCGCCCGCTCCTTCGTGGCGATCGCCGCCCCACGCGCGTGATCCTCGATGGCGCGGGTCGCCGCCGCGAACCTCCCGCGCGTCACGACGAACCCCGCCGCGTCGCCGTGGCCGCCGAACCGCACGAGCTGCGCGGAGCAGGCGTTCAGAGTCGCGAACAGGTTGAGCTGCCCCTGCGCGCGCGCGGAGCCGGTGCCGACGTCCCCCTCGAACCCCACGACGAACGCCGGGCGGCCGAACTCCTCGCTGAGCCGCGCGGCGACGATCCCGATCACGCCGCGGTGCCACCCCTCCCCGCCGACGATGATGACGTGCGGATCGTCGACCAGCACCTCCTCCGCCCGCCGCCGCGCCTCGGTCGCGACCTGCTCCTCGACGCTGCGGCGCTGCAGCGTGTGCTGCTCCAGACGCTCGGCGAGGAGCGAGGCCTGACGCACGTCCCGCGAAAGGAGGAGCGCCAGCGAGTCCTCGGCGCTCGCCACCCGCCCCGCGGCGTTCAGGCGCGGCGCGAGCTGGTACGCGATGTGCTCGGTGCGGATCTTCCGCGAGCGGATGCGCGCCGAGCGGAAGAGCGCCGTCAGTCCGGGCCGCGGGCTCGCCGACATCTGCCGCAGGCCGTGGCGCACGAGGATGCGGTTGTTCCCGACGAGCGGCACGACGTCGGCGACGGTCCCGAGGGCGACGAGATCCAGGAACGATCTGGGATCGACCGCCTTGCGCTCGAGGTGCCGCCGCTTCTCCAGGGCGGCGCGCACCGCGGCGACGTAGTAGAACGCGAGCCCGACCGCCGCCATCGTCTTGTCCGCGAAGCCGCAGTCCTCCCGCTGGGGATTGATGCACGCGACGACCCGCGGCAGCGGCGCCTCGACGCGGTGGTGGTCGACGATCACGACGTCCACGCCCAGGGCGGTCGCGCGCTCGACCGCGCGGTGGTCGCTCGAGCCGCAGTCGAGGGCGACGACGAGCGTGCACCCGGCCGCCGCGAAGCGCTCGATCACCTCCGGCCCGAGCCCGTAGCCGCCGGAGAAGCGATCGGCGACGGTCGTCTCGGTCGGCGTCCCCACCTCGCCGAGGAACCCCGTCACGAGCGCCGCGCTCGTCACGCCGTCGACGTCGTAGTCGCCGAAGACGCCGACGCGCTCGCCGCTGACCACGGCGCGCGCGGTCCTGTCGGCGGCGACGTCGAGATCCGCCATGCCGTCAGGCCTGGACAGGTCGGCGAGCCGCGGTTCCAGGAACGCGCGGACGCGCTCCGCGTCGCGCAGCCCCCGCAGGACGAGGCACCGCGCCACGGGGAGGCTCATCTCGAGCTCGCGCGCCAGGCCCTGGATCTGCGCCGAGTCGACCTCGGCGACGGACCGTGTGGCCCGTTCGAGCAACCTACGCCTTTTTCTTGCCGAAGCGCCGGTCGATCAGGGCGACCATCGGAGAGGCGATGAAGATCGAGGAGTACGTCCCGATGATGATGCCGATGAACAGGGCGAACATGAAGTCGCGGATCGAGGTCTTCCAGCCCACGACCATCATCGCGACGACCGTGAGGAGGGTCGTGAACGACGTGATGATCGTGCGGGGCAGCGTCTCGTTGATGGCGGAGTTAATCACCGCGACGAGCGAGCGCTCCCGCGCCTTGGCCATGTTCTCGCGGATCCTGTCGAACACGACGATGGTGTCGTTGATGGAGTACCCCGCGATGGTCAGGAGCGCCGCGACGGTGGTGAGCGTCACCTCGATCCGCAGCGCCGTGAAGATGCCGAGCGTGATGATGACGTCGTGGACGAGGGCGATGACCCCGCCCGGACCGAACCGGAAGTCGAACCGCACCGCGACGTAGAGCATGATGAACAGCATGGCGTACGCGAGCGACGCCACGGCCGCGGTCCGGAGCTGGCCGCCGGCCTTGGGGCCGACCCACTCGGAGCGCAGCTTCACGGCGCCCTTGCCGAACGGCTCGGCGCGCAGCCCGTCCATGACGCGCTCCGAGACGCCCTTCAGGTTCGTCTCGTAGATGCGATCCTTCTCGTACGGCCACGTGCAGGTGACGCTCTCGCACCGCTTGGTGCTCTCCTCTTCCGTCGCCTCCGCCCCGTCGTCGCCCTTGGGCCGCGGCGCGCCCGCCTGCGCCTCCTGCGCCACGGCCACGGTCAGCCCCGCGGCGGAGATCTCCTTCTCGAGCTCCGCGATCGGGATCTCCTTGGCGACGCGCAGCGAGAGCTTGTCGCCGCCCGGCGACAGCTCGTACTTCGAGAGCCCGTACCCCGAGAGCGCCTTCTTCATCGCCGCCTCGGCGGACTTGGCCGCCTCGGGCGTGACGGGCGAGATCGCCTCGAGCCGGATCAGGTACTCGGAGTCGCCGGTCCCGAACGTCACGACCTCGGCGCCGCCGAAGCCCATCCGCGCGAGCGCCTGGCGCACGTCGGACGAGGTGGCCTTCTCCTGGAACGAGACCTGCACCTCGGTGCCGCCCGAGAAGTCGATGCCCCACTTCGGGCCGACCGTGAAGATGGCGACGAGGCTCACGGCCACGGCGATCAGCGAGACGGTGCCGAAGAGCCGGGACCGGCCCATGAAGTCGAATTTTGGTGTTTTCTTGAAGAATTCCATGGTTTCAAACGCTCAGGTGATCCGTGCGGCGACGGGTCATGAAGTCGAGCACGAGACGGCTCACCACGATGGAGGTGAACACGCTCGTCACGATGCCGATGAGAAGCGTCACCGCGAACCCCTTGA
The window above is part of the Pseudomonadota bacterium genome. Proteins encoded here:
- the secF gene encoding protein translocase subunit SecF; this translates as MEFFKKTPKFDFMGRSRLFGTVSLIAVAVSLVAIFTVGPKWGIDFSGGTEVQVSFQEKATSSDVRQALARMGFGGAEVVTFGTGDSEYLIRLEAISPVTPEAAKSAEAAMKKALSGYGLSKYELSPGGDKLSLRVAKEIPIAELEKEISAAGLTVAVAQEAQAGAPRPKGDDGAEATEEESTKRCESVTCTWPYEKDRIYETNLKGVSERVMDGLRAEPFGKGAVKLRSEWVGPKAGGQLRTAAVASLAYAMLFIMLYVAVRFDFRFGPGGVIALVHDVIITLGIFTALRIEVTLTTVAALLTIAGYSINDTIVVFDRIRENMAKARERSLVAVINSAINETLPRTIITSFTTLLTVVAMMVVGWKTSIRDFMFALFIGIIIGTYSSIFIASPMVALIDRRFGKKKA
- the recJ gene encoding single-stranded-DNA-specific exonuclease RecJ, whose translation is MLERATRSVAEVDSAQIQGLARELEMSLPVARCLVLRGLRDAERVRAFLEPRLADLSRPDGMADLDVAADRTARAVVSGERVGVFGDYDVDGVTSAALVTGFLGEVGTPTETTVADRFSGGYGLGPEVIERFAAAGCTLVVALDCGSSDHRAVERATALGVDVVIVDHHRVEAPLPRVVACINPQREDCGFADKTMAAVGLAFYYVAAVRAALEKRRHLERKAVDPRSFLDLVALGTVADVVPLVGNNRILVRHGLRQMSASPRPGLTALFRSARIRSRKIRTEHIAYQLAPRLNAAGRVASAEDSLALLLSRDVRQASLLAERLEQHTLQRRSVEEQVATEARRRAEEVLVDDPHVIIVGGEGWHRGVIGIVAARLSEEFGRPAFVVGFEGDVGTGSARAQGQLNLFATLNACSAQLVRFGGHGDAAGFVVTRGRFAAATRAIEDHARGAAIATKERALVCDASITARQLNAAILGELDRLGPFGNGNPEPVFEITGLDVLDGRVVGGSHLKLELKTPTGTVSAFGPRMGGLADRMPPLVRVAATISADEWRGGDVPGLRLVSPPVAEISS